From a single Actinomyces viscosus genomic region:
- the cobA gene encoding uroporphyrinogen-III C-methyltransferase yields the protein MALVGGGPGSSDLITARGLELLGRADCVVVDALAPRDLLEGLKPGTEVIDASKRRGRHVLSQEEIDALLIDLARRGKGVVRLKGGDPYVLGRGGEEAAACREAGVAVEVVPGITSAIAVPAAAGIPVTHRGLSRGFSVITAHADLGVLPQRRDHTLILLMGVSRLRDSVASLLAAGSDAATPAAIIERGYHPDQRVTTTELRCLADVAARYDVAAPAVIVIGDVVTLSPYWADRVVEEARPASPAA from the coding sequence GTGGCGCTGGTGGGCGGAGGCCCGGGCAGCAGCGACCTCATCACCGCCCGCGGCCTGGAGCTGCTGGGCCGGGCCGACTGCGTCGTCGTCGACGCCCTGGCACCGCGCGACCTCCTGGAGGGCCTGAAGCCCGGCACCGAGGTCATTGACGCCTCCAAGCGGCGCGGCCGGCACGTCCTGAGCCAGGAGGAGATCGACGCGCTGCTGATCGACCTGGCCCGCCGCGGCAAGGGGGTGGTCCGTCTCAAGGGCGGCGACCCCTACGTGCTGGGGCGCGGCGGGGAGGAGGCGGCCGCCTGCCGTGAGGCCGGAGTCGCCGTCGAGGTGGTCCCCGGGATCACCAGCGCCATCGCCGTGCCCGCGGCGGCCGGGATCCCCGTCACCCACCGGGGGCTGTCCCGCGGCTTCTCGGTCATCACGGCCCACGCGGACCTCGGGGTCCTCCCCCAGCGCCGCGATCACACCCTCATCCTGCTCATGGGGGTCTCCCGGCTGCGGGACTCGGTCGCCTCCCTGCTGGCGGCCGGCAGCGATGCGGCGACTCCCGCGGCGATCATCGAGCGCGGCTACCACCCCGACCAGCGCGTGACCACCACCGAGCTGCGATGTCTGGCCGACGTCGCCGCCCGCTACGACGTCGCCGCGCCCGCGGTCATCGTCATCGGCGACGTCGTCACCCTGAGCCCGTACTGGGCCGACCGAGTCGTCGAGGAGGCCAGGCCGGCGAGCCCCGCCGCCTAG
- a CDS encoding nitrite/sulfite reductase, with protein MTTTVTPTATPPARTVRPPRKARPNGQWALDGRKPLNDNEAFKQAGAPLEVRERILSTYAPGGFETIAPDDLNGRFRWWGLYTQRKQGIDGGRTAQLDASELSDRYFLQRVRLDGGSLSREQLRALGSVSNDFARGTADITDRQNIQLHWVEIGSVPELWRRLESVGLTTIEGCGDTPRGFLVSPVAGIAKDEVIDPTPLAEAIRSTYLGDPELANLPRKFKTAITGSPSLDILHEINDISFVGVEHPDLGPGYDLWVAGALSTAPRLGQRLGAFVPPEDALEVWYGVIRIFRDYGYRRLRNKARLKFLMAEWGPERFRRVLEDDYLGRALPDGPPPREPSGDSDHIGVHEQKDGRFWVGAKPPVGRLSGDVLLGLADLAEAVGSDRARTTPLQNLLLLDVPAEKVDEAVAGLRALGLDPDPGDFSRTTLACTGLEFCKFAIVETKRLAARVSAELDERLADTDLDRRITLTVNGCPNSCARIQIADIGLKGQIITVDGEQVPGFQVHLGGGLATSGRAEAGLGRTVRGLKVPAAGLTDYVERLVRRYLDQRLPEESFAQWAHRAEEEDLA; from the coding sequence ATGACCACCACCGTCACCCCCACCGCAACACCTCCCGCTCGCACTGTGCGTCCACCGCGCAAGGCCCGTCCCAACGGCCAGTGGGCCCTCGACGGCCGCAAGCCGCTCAACGACAACGAGGCCTTCAAGCAGGCCGGAGCTCCCCTGGAGGTGCGCGAGAGGATCCTGAGCACCTACGCACCCGGCGGTTTCGAGACCATCGCGCCCGACGATCTCAACGGGCGTTTCCGCTGGTGGGGCCTGTACACCCAGCGCAAGCAGGGGATTGACGGCGGCCGCACCGCCCAGCTGGACGCCTCCGAGCTCTCCGACCGCTATTTCCTGCAGCGGGTGCGCCTGGACGGGGGCAGCCTCAGCCGCGAGCAGCTGCGGGCGCTCGGCTCGGTCTCCAACGACTTCGCCCGCGGCACGGCCGACATCACCGACCGTCAGAACATCCAGCTCCACTGGGTGGAGATCGGCAGCGTCCCCGAGCTGTGGCGGCGCTTGGAGTCGGTGGGGCTGACGACGATCGAGGGCTGCGGGGACACCCCCAGGGGCTTCCTGGTCTCCCCGGTGGCGGGCATCGCCAAGGACGAGGTCATCGACCCCACCCCGCTGGCCGAGGCCATCAGGTCCACCTACCTGGGCGATCCCGAGCTGGCCAACCTGCCCCGTAAGTTCAAGACCGCCATCACCGGCTCGCCCAGCCTCGACATCCTCCACGAGATCAACGACATCTCCTTCGTCGGCGTCGAGCACCCAGACCTCGGTCCCGGATACGACCTGTGGGTGGCCGGGGCGCTGTCGACGGCCCCGCGCCTGGGGCAGCGCCTGGGCGCCTTCGTGCCCCCCGAGGACGCCCTGGAGGTCTGGTACGGCGTCATCCGCATCTTCCGCGACTACGGCTACCGCCGCCTGCGCAACAAGGCGCGGCTGAAGTTCCTCATGGCCGAGTGGGGTCCGGAGCGCTTCCGGCGGGTTCTTGAGGACGACTACCTGGGACGTGCTCTGCCCGATGGTCCCCCGCCCCGGGAGCCGAGCGGGGACTCCGACCACATCGGCGTCCACGAGCAGAAGGACGGCCGCTTCTGGGTGGGCGCCAAGCCCCCGGTCGGCCGACTGAGCGGGGACGTCCTGCTGGGCCTGGCCGACCTGGCGGAGGCAGTCGGCTCGGACCGGGCACGCACCACCCCGCTGCAGAACCTGCTGCTCCTGGATGTCCCGGCCGAGAAGGTGGACGAGGCCGTCGCCGGGCTGCGCGCCCTGGGGCTCGATCCCGACCCGGGAGACTTCAGCCGCACCACCCTGGCCTGCACCGGCCTGGAGTTCTGCAAGTTCGCGATCGTGGAGACCAAGAGGCTGGCGGCGCGGGTGTCCGCCGAGCTCGACGAGCGTCTGGCCGACACCGACCTCGATCGGCGCATCACCCTGACCGTCAACGGCTGCCCGAACTCCTGCGCCCGCATCCAGATCGCCGACATCGGCCTCAAGGGCCAGATCATCACGGTCGACGGCGAGCAGGTGCCCGGTTTCCAGGTGCACCTGGGAGGGGGCCTGGCCACGTCCGGGCGCGCCGAGGCGGGACTGGGCCGCACGGTTCGGGGCCTCAAGGTCCCCGCAGCGGGCCTGACCGACTACGTCGAGCGCCTCGTGCGGCGCTACCTGGACCAGCGCCTCCCCGAGGAGAGCTTCGCCCAGTGGGCGCACCGGGCCGAGGAGGAGGACCTGGCATGA
- a CDS encoding phosphoadenylyl-sulfate reductase yields the protein MSPSAIVTAATTATTRASGTTTRLRPKEELRELAEAGARELGEEAGALDVVQWAAQNFPGTLAVACSMADAVLPHVVSRVLPGVDVLFLDTGYHFAETIGTRDAVAATMDVTVVDVVPEITVAEQDERYGPDLWSRDPAACCRLRKVEPLARALSGYEAWATGVRREDAPTRTRTPLVGWDATHEIVKINPLAAWSLEDLTGYADQHGVLINPLLYDGYPSIGCAPCTARVKPGDDPRSGRWAGFTKTECGIHL from the coding sequence ATGAGCCCGTCGGCAATCGTCACAGCAGCTACCACGGCAACCACTAGGGCTTCTGGCACAACCACCCGGCTGCGCCCCAAGGAGGAGCTGCGGGAGCTGGCCGAGGCCGGGGCCCGCGAGCTCGGGGAGGAGGCCGGCGCCCTCGACGTCGTCCAGTGGGCGGCCCAGAACTTCCCCGGCACGCTCGCCGTGGCCTGTTCCATGGCCGACGCCGTCCTGCCTCACGTGGTCTCCCGGGTCCTGCCCGGAGTGGATGTCCTGTTCCTGGACACCGGCTACCACTTCGCCGAGACGATCGGCACCCGCGACGCCGTGGCCGCCACCATGGACGTCACCGTCGTCGACGTCGTCCCTGAGATCACCGTGGCCGAGCAGGACGAGCGCTACGGACCGGACCTGTGGTCGCGAGATCCGGCCGCCTGCTGCCGCCTGCGCAAGGTCGAGCCGCTGGCCCGGGCCCTGAGCGGCTACGAGGCCTGGGCCACCGGGGTGCGCCGGGAGGACGCCCCCACCCGCACCCGCACCCCGCTGGTGGGCTGGGACGCCACCCACGAGATCGTCAAGATCAATCCCCTGGCCGCCTGGAGCCTGGAGGACCTGACCGGCTACGCCGACCAGCACGGGGTCCTCATCAACCCCCTCCTCTACGACGGCTACCCCTCGATCGGCTGCGCCCCGTGCACGGCACGCGTCAAGCCCGGAGACGACCCCCGTTCCGGCCGCTGGGCCGGATTCACCAAGACAGAATGCGGAATCCACCTATGA
- a CDS encoding sulfate adenylyltransferase subunit 1 has protein sequence MSTPTLTPTVTETVAETVAEAAERTATAGSLLRLATAGSVDDGKSTLVGRLLFDSKSVLRDQLAAVEQVSLDRGLTSADLALLTDGLRAEREQGITIDVAYRYFATPRRSFILADCPGHVQYTRNTVTGCSTADVVVLLVDARNGVLEQTRRHLAVAALLRVPHVVVAVNKIDLVDFSAEVYAAVEADIRDVAAELGVAAIHVLPTSALLGDNIVEASSATPFYQGPPLLGLLESLPTARNEGSFRLPVQLVIRPQAAAPSPELRDYRGYAGQITSGRVRVGDPVVVLPSGRGSHVAGIDLGDQSLDEAVEGQSVTIRLTDDVDIARGDTLAAAGDAPQVLTDVEARVSWLSEEPLRPRARVLLKHGSQTVRAVVRAIKGRLDLEDLTTVAADSLELNDIGLVQLRLASPVPLADYSVSRSDGAFLLIDAHEGGTLGAGMVRLARPGGGEATEPVSSGRG, from the coding sequence ATGAGCACCCCCACCCTCACTCCCACTGTGACCGAGACTGTGGCCGAGACTGTGGCAGAGGCCGCGGAGCGCACCGCCACCGCCGGCTCGCTGCTGCGCCTGGCCACGGCCGGCAGCGTCGACGACGGCAAGTCCACGCTCGTGGGCCGTCTGCTGTTCGACTCCAAGTCCGTCCTGCGCGACCAGCTGGCCGCCGTCGAGCAGGTCAGCCTCGATCGGGGCCTGACCAGCGCGGACCTGGCGCTGCTGACCGACGGGCTGCGGGCCGAGCGGGAGCAGGGCATCACGATCGACGTCGCCTACCGCTACTTCGCCACCCCGAGGCGCTCCTTCATCCTGGCCGACTGCCCCGGGCACGTGCAGTACACCCGCAACACGGTCACCGGCTGCTCCACGGCCGACGTCGTCGTGCTGCTGGTGGACGCCCGCAACGGGGTCCTGGAGCAGACGCGCCGCCACCTGGCGGTCGCGGCCCTCCTGCGGGTCCCGCACGTCGTCGTCGCGGTCAACAAGATCGACCTGGTGGACTTCTCCGCCGAGGTGTACGCGGCCGTCGAGGCCGACATCCGCGACGTGGCCGCCGAGCTGGGGGTCGCGGCGATCCACGTCCTGCCGACCTCCGCGCTCCTGGGCGACAACATCGTCGAGGCCTCGAGCGCCACGCCCTTCTACCAGGGACCGCCCCTGCTGGGCCTGCTGGAGTCCCTGCCCACCGCCCGCAACGAGGGCTCCTTCCGCCTGCCGGTCCAGCTGGTCATCCGTCCCCAGGCAGCCGCACCGAGTCCAGAGCTGCGCGACTACCGCGGCTACGCCGGGCAGATCACCTCGGGCCGGGTGCGCGTCGGCGACCCCGTGGTGGTCCTGCCCTCGGGCAGGGGCTCGCACGTGGCCGGCATCGACCTGGGCGACCAGAGCCTGGATGAGGCGGTCGAGGGCCAGTCAGTCACGATCCGCCTGACCGACGACGTCGACATCGCCCGCGGCGACACCCTCGCGGCCGCAGGTGACGCGCCCCAGGTGCTGACCGACGTGGAGGCCCGCGTGTCCTGGCTGAGCGAGGAGCCCCTGCGCCCCCGGGCCCGGGTGCTGCTCAAGCACGGCTCCCAGACGGTCCGGGCGGTCGTGCGCGCCATCAAGGGCAGGCTCGATCTGGAGGACCTGACCACGGTTGCGGCGGACAGCCTCGAGCTCAACGACATCGGCCTGGTGCAGCTGCGCCTGGCCTCCCCGGTACCGTTGGCCGACTATTCGGTCTCCCGGTCCGACGGCGCCTTCCTCCTCATCGACGCCCATGAGGGCGGCACGCTCGGAGCCGGGATGGTGCGGCTGGCCCGCCCGGGTGGAGGCGAAGCGACTGAACCGGTCTCCTCCGGCAGGGGCTGA
- the cysD gene encoding sulfate adenylyltransferase subunit CysD, translating to MSITLTPTAPAPSPAPAHLQAPRPGPAVATDPAGAPAATGALDILDVLEAEAILVIREIAAECRRPVLLFSGGKDSVVMLHLARKAFWPAPIPFPVLHVDTGHNFPEVLAYRDQTVEELGLRLVVARVQDYIDDGRLRERTDGTRNPLQTIPLLDAIEEGGFDGVFGGGRRDEEKARAKERIVSLRDEFGQWDPRNQRPELWNLLNPRHRPGEHVRVFPLSNWTELDVWRYIEREDIALPDLYYAHERAVFLRDGMWLAAGGVNRVRDGEQVVTRTVRYRTVGDMSCTGAVESEAATNHDIVLEVAASTLTERGATRADDRLSEAAMEDRKKEGYF from the coding sequence ATGAGCATCACCCTGACCCCCACCGCACCGGCCCCGTCCCCCGCCCCTGCTCACCTGCAGGCGCCCCGCCCCGGCCCCGCCGTTGCCACCGATCCGGCCGGGGCCCCGGCGGCCACCGGGGCCCTGGACATCCTCGACGTCCTGGAGGCCGAGGCCATCCTCGTCATCCGGGAGATCGCCGCCGAGTGCCGCCGCCCCGTGCTGCTGTTCTCCGGGGGCAAGGACTCGGTGGTCATGCTGCACCTGGCGCGCAAGGCCTTCTGGCCGGCCCCCATCCCCTTCCCCGTCCTGCACGTGGACACCGGACACAACTTCCCCGAGGTGCTGGCCTACCGGGACCAGACGGTCGAGGAGCTCGGGCTGCGGCTGGTGGTGGCCCGCGTCCAGGACTACATCGACGACGGCCGCCTGCGTGAGCGCACCGACGGCACCCGCAACCCGCTCCAGACGATCCCCCTGCTCGACGCCATCGAGGAGGGCGGCTTCGACGGCGTCTTCGGCGGCGGGCGCCGGGACGAGGAGAAGGCCCGGGCCAAGGAGCGCATCGTCTCCCTGCGCGACGAGTTCGGCCAGTGGGACCCGCGCAACCAGCGCCCCGAGCTGTGGAACCTGCTCAACCCCCGCCACCGCCCCGGCGAGCACGTGCGGGTCTTCCCCCTGAGCAACTGGACCGAGCTGGACGTGTGGCGCTACATCGAGCGCGAGGACATCGCGCTGCCGGACCTCTACTACGCCCATGAGCGCGCGGTGTTCCTGCGCGACGGCATGTGGCTGGCCGCCGGCGGGGTCAACCGGGTCCGCGACGGCGAGCAGGTCGTCACCCGCACCGTGCGCTACCGCACCGTGGGCGACATGTCCTGCACCGGCGCCGTCGAGTCCGAGGCCGCCACCAACCACGACATCGTCCTGGAGGTCGCCGCCTCCACCCTGACCGAGCGGGGAGCCACCCGCGCCGATGACCGCCTGAGCGAGGCGGCCATGGAGGACCGCAAGAAGGAGGGCTACTTCTGA